The region ATAACAAATGAATGTGGAAGATGCTAGCCACGTATGGGGCCGAGTGGGGAGGATACAGAGAGTCTTCGGGAGGCATGCTAACGTCGCCGTAGTAGATATAGCGGAGCATGGACTCAAAGGCCTGCTTGCTGGGTACCATCTCCCCGATGGAGATGTTCACCTGGCCGTCCTCGGGCATGAAGGACCGGAACATCGCCTCAAAGTAGCtgcccagagaaagagagacacatcAACCCCATATACAAGCCTGCACACATACAGAACGGACACACAAGCAGCCAGGGAAAGTAACTCAACACGAGTAATCAACCCCAACTTCTGATCAAGAGGTTGTGGTAGTTCACGTGTGCGATTCAAATAGACCTGGGTCGTGTTCAGTAGGGCACGAGACGTTACCGCAACAAAGTTTTGCAATGGGGGGATCAGTTAGAACATCCATGTCAAGACGTTTCTCACAAATGATCACAGCCCTGTAGTGATAGTACCTTGAGCGGGCGGCTAGTATAGCTTTATGGGCGGGCCGCGGGTGTCCGTCCAATAGCAGGACGATGTCACAGAAGTCCAGGCCGCCACCCTCCAAGTAGGCCTTCATGTCCTGCACCAGGGAGGTGCCGATGTCCACGGGCTGATCAGAGTACACCCTGGGGGGAGGCTGCTGCTTCCGCCGGACTATCTCCACGATCAGAGGGGTGGACAGGTGCTCAAACTCCTTGGTCATGATCACCTGGTTAAAGTGAGTCTCCTTCACCACAAAGTTAAGACAGTGCTCCTATGGTGGGACAGAAGAACAGGTCGTGTGAGCGACAGATTGACAGAATCATTTTCTTTTTTTGCTAATGCTTGattttacaacctggaattagcAAAAACCCTCTTTTGGGTCGTCCTACCTTGAGCTGATCCAGCTGCAGCTTGTTGGCTTGTTCGCACACGCTCAGAACGTTCTGAAGGTCCACCGACGCCTCGATGTACTGCACACACAGCTGCTCCAGCCGCGACAGCTTGAAGCTCAGCGCCAGCTTGTAGACATCCATGATTAGCAGAACGTCCTGGACATGACCTGAGGGGAGTCCAGGAaaacattgacattttagtcaaaAGTTAAAAATCGCCATTATCCAAGAAAGACAAGTACAATGTATGTGCTCTTTTGAAGAGGTTTGATATGCAGTATGTGTGGGGGTAAATATTTCCCGAATCCCAAATCGAACCCCTAGCTCTTACCCCCTGTGCACTCCTGTTGACCTGAGAGAAGTGGCTGGGTTGGTAATATATCCACCTTGCCTTCTGATAGGGGTGCCCTGGGGGCTGGGAGCTAAGGGTTGATTTGGTTATGAATAGGTATGAGGAAGCGGTTGGTGAACTCTGACCTCTGCGCGGGTACTGGATCTTGTCTGTGTACAGGAACTGCATCAACACCTCGAAGGGCTGGGCCTCGGCCTCTCTGATGTGCACCTCCAGCATGGGCTGGTTCCCCGAAGCCCTGGTGCCCCCTGGGATATCCCTGGGACCTCCGGCCCCcgccccctcctcacccccctcctcactgttctcctgTTGTTTAATCCTCTGCACACAGATATAGGACACTTACTAACAGTCACTACTTcatgggccagtttcccagacataTTATCAACcctagtcctggacaacaacaaaaagtcaTTTCAATGGAGGTTCTCCATTGAAAGGGCTTTTTAGTCCAGAGCTAGGCTCAATCTGAGTCACGGAAATCAGCCCCATGTGGGTTCCATTCAAATAATTAGGAAATGGTCGTTCCATTGGGTCAGTGGGTTAAGGGCATGGTGCTGGTGCTGGCAAAACCAGCaatgtgggttcgattcctgcaCGGACCACATTATACTGAATAATGTTAACAGTTCTGTAAGTGTGTCTCTGCTCCACCACGTAATTTATACATGGGAGACTGACGACTAAAGCGTGACGAAGGTGAGAAGAGGACCCAAGCTCTCTCCActtacctgtctctgtctatccCGGGCCTGCAGGATCTTCTTTCTCAGCCACTGGCATCTTGCAGTTACGATGGCAATATGACCaaggactctctcctccctctgcagtCGGAGAAAGAAAAGGGAGTAAGAAAGAGAGCGGAGGTCATAATAAAGAGGAAGGGAAGCAAAATGCTTAAAAGGCAGCTGATCCACTTTTGTCCTCTACGAGGCAGGGTCGTGCTCATTAGGGCATGCAACAGGAAACGTTTAGCAAAGGAAGACGAAAATGAGCGTTTCTTATAAGACCCGTAAGTCCCTgttccagtccatttaaaaaaaattcaaaaatgtaaataaaaaaatctcAGCTCAGTCTCCCAGCAGCACGTAGATTCGCTGTGAGGACCCACCTCTCCCAGGATGAACTCCACATCGCAAAACTGACGGTTCTCAAACAGCTTGCCATAGTCCTCGTGGAGTGTGCACTTTGGGTAGCAAGAAAACTGATGGAAAAGAATAAAAAAAGTTCATAAGGGTTAATATGGGTAGTGAGCGACTAAATGGTCCTATTTAACCCATTTCCTTTTCTTCAATCAATACGTCGATTGTTCCCACCATGCAGAGCAACACAGTGACACGTAGGGTAGCTGATTGTGTGTTTTGACCTTAAAAATGCTCTTCAACTCCCACAGACACCCACCTGGAATCTGTACATCTCCCCGCTGCGCACATTATTGTCCACCGTTCCCCCGAAGATGTACATGGCATCCTGGATCACAGCGGCCGCGTGGAAAAGTCTTCCACTGGGcatctagagggagagagaggatgggagagaaagagggagtgattAGGGCAACATGGACAAACGAAGACCCCCACTGGTTTAGCAGAAGATCCCTTCAAAATGACTAGAAAGAGAGGAAAGCGGATGAGGTCAGTTCGTGATACAAGAGGCAAGAGATGCAATGGCTTTTTCCTCCTCAGCCATGTTTTAGAAATCCCCtaggtcgtgttcattaggcaaaCAGAAGACAACTAAATGAAACAAGGAGGGACTACCTGACCTGAATTTTTTTTCTTTCCTGTGCACAACGTTTTAAAGCATTTTTGTGACTatgtgccctaatgaatatgacccagcAGTTAGTGGCTCGTACCGCATAGACACAGGTCTATAGGCAAAGGAAGATCCAAGGTGGACAATCAATTAGTCTATGGGGTCTTTGGCCATATCTTattatttttctccccaattatgCGCATGCCTAACCAGTGGCTTGTTGAGCTATTCCATTCTGACTAAATACACAATGATGTTGTTAAAGCTGCACTCTGTAGCTTATTTTCTATTTCCTCTGGAGATTGTTTGTTTCTGTAGTACTCAGAAGGGAGGGTATGTGCGAGGAGGAGAAGAACCACCCAGATTGGCTTAAATCAAACAGCGgttgtttttttgtgtttgttttgaGCTGTAACTGTATGGAGAAGAAAAGCTACGGCGAGGGCAGCTTACCAGACGAAAGAGagagcaaacagagagagacattttTCTATTTGAttaaagatgtttttttttttaccaggattGACCCTTGAGATGAGGTCATCTCGTTTCCAAGGGGATCCTGGAAAAGGTAGAGAGCAGTGGCACTTCAAAACATATACGTGTAAATCAAATGGCACAAATGTAATGGATCGCATGCAAAAATATGCACATATCTTAGTgggaaaactccacccaaaaactatcttttggtatttgttttatTTGTGCATTGTTGATATAGTACCAAAATGTTTTgtatgtcagcaatcaagtttaagATATATAACTTTTAATATAGAGAAATACAGCCAGTATGATGCATTTTGCACAATATGATGCTGTGTTTTGCATCATACaggctgtatttctgtattttgatagTTATAtacatcttgaaaacttgattgctgatgTACAAAACATTTTGTTCACTAATATCAACAATTAATTAattaaacaaataccaaaagatggTGTTGgggtggaattttcctttaaGGTGCTGGatgaaaataagaaaaaaaagaatCTGAAGCTATGTCTGCAACTCTGATACACTCCCACCGTGATTTATTGGGACGCACACAAAGTTGTATGTTAGGTGTCTCAATAAATCACTGTGGGAGCTTATTAAAAGTCACCGTCTTTTTTCATGCTTGCTACGCAACTCATCTCTCTAATGTTCTGTAGTATTGGCAGCCCGATCAACACAGACACATGGGTACCTATGACATCAAATGACAATGCAAACATGCCACGTTTTCACTTCTTTTCGGGTATAGAGAATACATTTACAACCCAAAAGCCCTTCCACCCTAGGCACTTCTGGGCATCTGAGATTATTTGATAGGTTGAAACAATATGGAGAAAATTCCACCTAGCCCCTATCAGAGGGCAAAGTGGAACTAATCCCAAATTGCTTACACCAATCACATTCTCTGCACAGGGGTAGAGGCTAGGAGTGGATTTGGGAATGGGTTTAAGACTAATCAGTACTAATAACTAGGGGCCCTACTCGGTGACCAGTTGGACACCTGCTGAGCACATACCTCGCTGTCTAGGCTGGGCTGGATCACCTCCCAGGTCTGGGAGTCCACGTCGTAGGAGTGCAGCTCGTTGGGCAGCGTGTTGTCGGCCGCGCCTCCAAACACGTACAGGTGACGGTCGAAGGCCACCATGGTGTGGCCATAGCGCCTCTGGGGGGGCGGGGGGGAGCCCCGCAGCAGGTGTTCAGTCGGGATGCGCGTCCACCTGGGCGTGACGGGAGGATCGACAAGACAGAATCTCGGTCATCTGACCCTCGGACATCAGCAGCACAAGCACTCCCTTCGTAGTGTCATTAAATGCCTCTCTTTTGTGTCTACTCGTTCAGAATGGCTTTATTAACGTTCAGTCTGATCTGGCTTACTCACATGTGGCCCTTGAACTCAAACTGGAAGAGGTTGTTGGTGATCTTGGCTCCACTCTGGCCGGAGAACACAAACATCTTGTCCCTGCACACGGCTACAGGGAAGTTGCAGCAGGAGGGAGGTATCTCACCGCTCTGTTCAATCTGAGACACCACAAAAACAGAAATGACATCAGCATTTGCTTTCCTAtgcgtttttgttgttgttgccatgtacagtgccttcggaacataatcagaccccttgacttttcacacattttgtaacgttacagccttattctaaaatggattatatatatttgtttaaatcctcacacacacaatatcccataaagacaaagcgaaaacaagttATTAGacctttttgcaaatgtattaaaaatataaaacagaaatacctcatttacataagtattcagaccctttgctatgagacttgacattgagctcaggtgcatcctgtttccattgatcatccttgatgtttctacaacatgattgcagtccacctgtggtaaattaaattggacatgatttggaa is a window of Oncorhynchus keta strain PuntledgeMale-10-30-2019 chromosome 25, Oket_V2, whole genome shotgun sequence DNA encoding:
- the lztr1 gene encoding leucine-zipper-like transcriptional regulator 1; this encodes MTNSVSANSSSNCISIIPGWVAFDLEGTVLLWTAKKRLVGCDGHVTMSCKSTKVAPSVDFDHSCSDSVEYLTLNFGPFETVHRWRRLPPCDEFVGARRSKHTVVAYRDAIYVFGGDNGKNMLNDLLRFDVKDCSWCRAFTTGTPPAPRYHHSAVVYGSSMFVFGGYTGDIYSNSNLKNKNDLFEYKFATGQWTEWKVEGSLPVARSAHGATVYSDKLWIFAGYDGNARLNDMWTISLQDREHACWEEIEQSGEIPPSCCNFPVAVCRDKMFVFSGQSGAKITNNLFQFEFKGHMWTRIPTEHLLRGSPPPPQRRYGHTMVAFDRHLYVFGGAADNTLPNELHSYDVDSQTWEVIQPSLDSEDPLGNEMTSSQGSILMPSGRLFHAAAVIQDAMYIFGGTVDNNVRSGEMYRFQFSCYPKCTLHEDYGKLFENRQFCDVEFILGEREERVLGHIAIVTARCQWLRKKILQARDRQRQRIKQQENSEEGGEEGAGAGGPRDIPGGTRASGNQPMLEVHIREAEAQPFEVLMQFLYTDKIQYPRRGHVQDVLLIMDVYKLALSFKLSRLEQLCVQYIEASVDLQNVLSVCEQANKLQLDQLKEHCLNFVVKETHFNQVIMTKEFEHLSTPLIVEIVRRKQQPPPRVYSDQPVDIGTSLVQDMKAYLEGGGLDFCDIVLLLDGHPRPAHKAILAARSSYFEAMFRSFMPEDGQVNISIGEMVPSKQAFESMLRYIYYGDVSMPPEDSLYLFAAPYYYGFSNNRLQAYCKQNLEMNVTVENVLQILEAADKTQAWDMKKHCLHIIVHQFIKVSKLPNLRSLSQLLLLDIIESLASHISDKQCAEMGSDI